Proteins encoded in a region of the Planococcus shixiaomingii genome:
- a CDS encoding tRNA threonylcarbamoyladenosine dehydratase, translating to MLHQFSRNELAIGKEGLDLVKNTTVAILGVGGVGSFAAEACARSGVGRIILVDKDNVDITNINRQLVANLSTVGQSKAEVMKQRIADINTECEVISLHMFYTEETYEEFFSYNPDYVIDASDTMIYKVHLMEECFKRGVKIISSMGAANKTDPTRFKIADISKTHTDPLAKIIRKKLRAAGIHKGIPVVFSDESPIIVREDVVETVGKPNAEIRKAQMPPSSNAFTPSTVGLITASWVINDITRNIAIQRVRTN from the coding sequence ATGTTACATCAATTTTCACGAAACGAATTAGCAATAGGCAAAGAAGGCCTTGATTTAGTAAAAAATACAACAGTAGCAATCCTTGGTGTCGGGGGCGTCGGTTCATTCGCGGCAGAAGCTTGCGCGCGCAGCGGCGTCGGAAGAATCATTTTGGTCGATAAAGACAATGTCGACATTACCAACATCAACCGCCAACTGGTGGCCAATCTTTCAACTGTCGGCCAATCGAAGGCAGAAGTGATGAAACAGCGGATTGCCGACATCAACACGGAGTGCGAAGTGATTTCCTTACATATGTTCTATACGGAAGAAACGTATGAAGAATTTTTCAGCTACAATCCGGATTATGTCATCGATGCATCCGACACAATGATTTACAAAGTCCATTTGATGGAAGAGTGCTTCAAGCGCGGAGTGAAAATCATTTCCAGCATGGGCGCCGCAAATAAAACCGATCCAACACGCTTCAAAATTGCGGATATCTCCAAGACGCATACCGATCCATTAGCAAAAATCATCCGCAAGAAATTGCGCGCTGCCGGAATCCATAAAGGCATTCCAGTGGTGTTCTCGGACGAGAGCCCGATCATTGTCCGCGAAGACGTTGTGGAAACAGTCGGCAAGCCAAATGCAGAAATCCGCAAAGCGCAGATGCCGCCAAGCTCGAATGCCTTCACTCCGTCAACTGTCGGTTTGATTACTGCGAGCTGGGTCATCAATGACATCACAAGAAACATTGCGATTCAACGCGTTCGCACAAATTAG
- a CDS encoding cysteine desulfurase family protein encodes MNRIYLDHAATSPMHPEVVEAFAEAMGTVYGNPSSIHSTGREARKALDDARRVLANSINASDPEIIITSGGTEADNLAIFGTAAKKQGKHIITSAIEHHAVLHACAKLEREGYDITYLPVDANGRVESEDVKKALRDDTILVTIMLGNNEVGTIQPIAEIGELLKDTDITFHTDAVQAYGILPIDVEQLNVDLLSVSAHKLNGPKGVGFLYQRNGTPLAPQQVGGEQERKRRAGTENVPGIIAFAKAVAISMDNKEQKWEEYNGLKETFKTVLEQEGIRFSENGSHQMPHILNVSIPGIDIESFLVNLDLAGISASSGSACTAGSIDPSHVLVAMYGEKAEQIRNSIRFSFGIGLTQEHIKQAAEKTAQISKRLALQ; translated from the coding sequence ATGAACCGAATTTATTTAGATCATGCAGCGACGTCGCCGATGCATCCGGAAGTGGTTGAAGCATTTGCGGAAGCAATGGGAACAGTTTACGGCAATCCGTCCAGCATCCACAGCACTGGAAGAGAGGCTCGCAAGGCACTGGATGATGCCCGTCGCGTATTAGCAAACAGCATCAACGCGAGCGACCCGGAAATCATCATCACGAGCGGCGGAACAGAAGCCGATAACTTGGCGATTTTTGGCACGGCAGCGAAAAAGCAGGGTAAACACATCATCACGTCTGCTATCGAGCACCATGCCGTTTTGCACGCGTGCGCCAAGTTGGAGCGTGAAGGCTATGACATCACGTATTTGCCAGTTGACGCAAATGGCCGTGTCGAGTCAGAAGACGTGAAAAAAGCGCTGCGTGACGATACAATTTTAGTGACGATCATGTTAGGCAACAATGAAGTCGGAACAATTCAGCCGATTGCTGAAATCGGGGAATTGTTGAAAGATACAGATATTACTTTCCATACCGATGCGGTACAAGCTTATGGCATTCTGCCGATCGATGTGGAACAATTGAACGTGGATTTATTGTCGGTGTCGGCGCACAAACTGAACGGTCCGAAAGGCGTCGGTTTCTTGTACCAGCGCAACGGAACTCCGCTTGCTCCCCAGCAAGTCGGCGGCGAACAAGAACGGAAACGCCGCGCGGGGACCGAAAACGTGCCTGGCATTATCGCTTTTGCCAAAGCGGTGGCCATTTCTATGGACAATAAAGAACAGAAATGGGAAGAGTACAACGGCTTGAAAGAAACGTTCAAAACCGTGCTTGAACAAGAAGGCATTAGATTCAGCGAAAACGGCAGCCATCAAATGCCTCATATATTAAACGTCAGCATTCCCGGCATCGATATCGAGTCATTCCTAGTGAATCTCGATTTGGCCGGCATTTCTGCGTCAAGCGGCTCTGCATGCACTGCGGGTTCGATCGACCCATCGCACGTTTTAGTTGCGATGTACGGGGAAAAAGCGGAACAAATCCGCAATTCGATCCGCTTTAGTTTCGGCATCGGCTTGACCCAAGAACATATTAAACAAGCGGCTGAAAAAACAGCCCAAATCAGCAAGCGTCTAGCGCTTCAGTGA
- the hisS gene encoding histidine--tRNA ligase, producing MGQNIQAPRGTYDVLPDQSAKWQEVEQKINELCRLYQYKEIRTPIFEHTELFQRGVGDTTDIVQKEMYTFQDRGDRSLTLRPEGTASVVRAFVENKLFGLPDQPVKLFYTGPMFRYERPQAGRMRQFVQFGVEAIGSKDPAIDAEVIALAMDVYKSVGLKSLRLVINSLGDTESRIAHKEALIAHFAPRIGEFCKDCQTRLEKNPLRILDCKVDRNHPLMATAPSLADFLNEESQQYFDDVKAYLENLEIDYVVDPNLVRGLDYYNHTAFEIMSDAEGFGAITTLAGGGRYNGLVEDLGGPEAPGIGFAMSIERLLLALEMEKVEIGQSLNLEAYVVAMDESTKKKAFSVVKELRESGISADMDFGGRKLKAQMKSADRKKAAYVIVIGENEIANGKAAVKEMATGEQTDILFEHLAETIIKKKSLEE from the coding sequence ATGGGCCAAAATATTCAAGCGCCACGCGGCACGTACGATGTGCTGCCTGACCAATCTGCCAAATGGCAGGAAGTTGAACAAAAAATCAATGAGCTGTGCAGACTTTATCAGTATAAGGAAATCCGCACACCGATTTTCGAGCACACGGAATTGTTTCAGCGCGGCGTCGGTGATACGACCGATATCGTCCAAAAAGAAATGTACACATTTCAGGACCGCGGCGACCGCAGTTTGACGCTGCGTCCGGAAGGCACTGCCTCTGTCGTCCGTGCCTTTGTTGAAAATAAATTATTCGGCCTGCCAGACCAGCCGGTGAAATTGTTCTACACGGGCCCGATGTTCCGTTATGAACGGCCGCAAGCTGGCCGCATGCGCCAATTTGTCCAATTTGGAGTAGAGGCGATCGGCAGTAAAGACCCGGCGATTGACGCAGAAGTCATTGCGCTCGCTATGGATGTTTACAAATCAGTCGGTTTGAAAAGCTTGCGGCTGGTTATCAATTCGCTTGGTGACACGGAAAGCCGCATTGCGCACAAAGAAGCGCTGATTGCGCACTTTGCCCCGCGCATCGGCGAATTCTGCAAAGACTGCCAGACGCGCCTGGAGAAAAATCCGCTGCGCATCCTGGACTGTAAAGTGGACCGCAACCACCCGTTAATGGCGACTGCGCCATCCCTTGCCGATTTTTTAAACGAGGAATCGCAGCAGTATTTCGATGATGTTAAAGCTTATCTGGAAAATTTGGAAATCGACTATGTCGTGGACCCGAATTTGGTCCGTGGCTTGGATTACTATAACCACACTGCTTTTGAAATCATGAGTGATGCTGAAGGCTTCGGCGCAATAACTACGCTTGCGGGCGGCGGGCGCTATAACGGCCTTGTGGAAGACCTTGGCGGTCCGGAAGCTCCGGGCATCGGTTTTGCGATGAGCATCGAACGCTTGCTGTTGGCGCTTGAAATGGAGAAAGTCGAAATCGGCCAATCGCTCAATTTGGAAGCGTATGTCGTGGCTATGGACGAATCCACTAAGAAAAAAGCATTCAGTGTCGTAAAAGAGCTGCGCGAAAGCGGCATATCAGCGGATATGGATTTCGGCGGCCGCAAACTGAAAGCGCAAATGAAATCGGCTGACCGCAAAAAAGCGGCATACGTCATCGTAATCGGTGAGAACGAAATCGCTAACGGCAAAGCCGCTGTCAAGGAAATGGCAACCGGCGAACAGACAGACATATTATTTGAACACCTAGCAGAAACGATCATCAAGAAGAAATCATTGGAGGAATAA
- the cymR gene encoding cysteine metabolism transcriptional regulator CymR has product MKISTKGRYGLTIMIALGKQYGEGPVPLRKIASEYDLSEAYLEQLVAPLRNSGLVKSVRGAYGGYMLTRSPKEISAGDVIRVLEGPIQPVEGIDDEAQPQRELWVRIRDAVKNVLDTTTIDDLANHQDGENENYMFYI; this is encoded by the coding sequence ATGAAAATATCCACAAAAGGCCGCTACGGCTTGACGATTATGATTGCGTTAGGAAAACAATACGGGGAAGGCCCTGTGCCGCTCCGGAAAATTGCGTCTGAGTACGACTTATCAGAAGCTTATTTGGAACAACTGGTCGCACCGCTGCGCAATTCAGGACTTGTGAAAAGTGTCCGCGGGGCATACGGCGGCTATATGCTGACGCGTTCGCCAAAAGAAATTTCAGCTGGCGACGTGATACGGGTTTTAGAAGGGCCGATTCAGCCGGTCGAAGGCATCGACGACGAAGCCCAGCCACAGCGGGAGCTTTGGGTGCGGATTCGCGATGCGGTAAAAAATGTGCTGGACACAACAACGATTGATGATTTAGCCAACCACCAAGACGGTGAAAATGAAAATTACATGTTTTATATATAA
- a CDS encoding replication-associated recombination protein A: MQNEPLAFRMRPRTIDEVVGQQDVIGPQTALYKMIKNGHIPSMLLYGEPGIGKTSIAHAIAGTSKLPFIALNATTSGKKDVEDVVTESRMTGKVLLFLDEIHRFNKLQQDALLPHVESGSIILIGATTENPFHDVNPAIRSRCGEIKQLKRLTQEDIVHLVKSALEDPKRGLGNQEIEITQEQIERIATGSNGDARKALTMLESIVMASDERDGKVLVDSSIVEQMMKRIGVFGDKKGSHFFNLLSALQKSVRGSDVNAAMYYLAHLLENGDLTAVTRRLLVMAYEDIGLANPAVGGHVLAACQAADRLGLPEARIPLAQAVAEMCLSEKSNSAYKAIDAATAAIHKGQTGDIPMHLRDTHYAGSAELGHGGYRYPHDTPIGSFGGWADQDYLPAEVKSAEYYKPVIAGEERKFAGIYEKLKTFRKKKR; this comes from the coding sequence TTGCAGAACGAACCTTTGGCTTTCCGGATGCGTCCGCGGACGATCGACGAAGTGGTCGGCCAGCAAGACGTCATCGGTCCCCAAACCGCTTTATACAAAATGATCAAGAATGGGCACATCCCATCCATGCTCCTATACGGCGAACCTGGCATCGGCAAAACGTCGATCGCCCACGCCATCGCTGGCACCTCGAAATTGCCATTTATCGCCTTGAACGCCACGACATCCGGCAAAAAAGACGTAGAAGACGTCGTCACCGAATCGCGGATGACCGGCAAAGTGCTGTTGTTTTTGGACGAAATCCACCGTTTCAATAAACTCCAGCAAGATGCCCTGCTGCCACACGTGGAAAGCGGCTCGATCATATTGATCGGCGCGACGACAGAAAACCCGTTCCACGACGTCAACCCTGCTATTCGGTCGCGCTGCGGCGAAATTAAGCAACTGAAACGGCTGACGCAAGAAGACATCGTGCACTTGGTGAAAAGTGCGCTGGAAGATCCAAAGCGCGGCCTCGGCAACCAAGAGATTGAAATTACACAAGAGCAAATCGAGCGCATCGCTACCGGTTCAAATGGCGACGCCCGAAAAGCGCTGACGATGCTCGAGTCGATTGTTATGGCGTCCGACGAACGGGACGGCAAAGTGCTGGTCGACTCCAGCATTGTTGAACAAATGATGAAACGCATCGGCGTTTTCGGCGACAAAAAAGGATCGCATTTCTTTAATTTATTGTCGGCGCTCCAGAAGTCGGTGCGCGGCAGCGACGTCAACGCCGCTATGTATTATTTGGCGCACTTATTGGAAAACGGCGATTTGACGGCAGTGACGCGGCGCTTGCTCGTAATGGCTTATGAAGATATCGGCCTGGCCAATCCGGCGGTCGGCGGCCACGTGCTCGCCGCTTGCCAGGCGGCTGACCGCCTTGGCTTGCCGGAAGCCCGCATCCCGCTTGCGCAAGCTGTTGCCGAGATGTGCCTGTCCGAAAAATCCAACTCTGCTTATAAAGCGATTGACGCAGCAACAGCCGCCATCCATAAAGGACAAACTGGCGACATCCCGATGCATTTACGCGATACGCATTATGCCGGCAGCGCCGAACTGGGCCACGGCGGTTACCGCTATCCGCATGATACGCCAATCGGCTCGTTCGGCGGCTGGGCTGACCAGGATTACTTGCCGGCAGAAGTCAAATCGGCTGAGTACTACAAACCGGTCATCGCTGGCGAAGAAAGAAAATTTGCTGGCATTTACGAAAAACTAAAAACATTCCGCAAGAAAAAACGATAA
- the aspS gene encoding aspartate--tRNA ligase has translation MPRTHYSGEINESIIGQRVSLNGWVQKRRDLGGLIFVDIRDRSGIVQVVFNPKISEQAIEVGETLRNEFVVHIDGLVVARSEGQINPAMETGKVEVQVDHAVIINAAKNPPFAIEDETDVAEDLRLKYRYLDLRRPAMFETFKMRSDITKSVRNFLDKEGFLEVETPILTKSTPEGARDYLVPSRVHEGEFYALPQSPQLFKQMLMVSGFDKYYQIARCFRDEDLRADRQPEFTQIDMEVSFQTMEDIIELNERLMVQMMKEVKGIDIEPKFQRMSYTEAMDRYGSDKPDVRFGLELINVSDLVKDSAFKVFSGAVENGGQVKLINVKGVAANYSRKDIDALGEFASVYGAKGLAWLKVEAEGIKGPIAKFFEGEAATGLIERAEAEAGDLLLFVADSASVVADALGALRSKFGKELGLIDNSVYKFLWITDWPLFEYDEKVGRYFAAHHPFTMPFEEDLDKLETEPQNVRAQAYDLVLNGYELGGGSSRIYRRDIQEKMFSVLGFTDEEAKAQFGFLMEAFEYGTPPHGGIAFGLDRLVMLLSGSTNLRDTIAFPKTASASDLLTNAPSPVAQEQLEELSLLIKE, from the coding sequence ATGCCAAGAACACATTATAGTGGAGAAATAAACGAATCGATCATAGGACAGCGCGTTTCATTGAACGGATGGGTTCAAAAACGCCGTGATTTAGGCGGATTGATTTTTGTCGACATCCGCGATCGCTCAGGGATCGTACAAGTGGTGTTCAACCCGAAAATCTCCGAACAAGCAATCGAAGTCGGCGAAACATTGCGCAACGAGTTTGTTGTCCACATTGACGGGCTTGTCGTTGCACGCTCAGAAGGCCAAATCAACCCCGCGATGGAAACCGGGAAAGTCGAAGTGCAAGTGGACCATGCAGTCATCATCAACGCAGCGAAAAACCCGCCATTTGCGATTGAAGATGAGACTGATGTCGCCGAAGACTTGCGCTTGAAATACCGTTATTTGGACTTGCGCCGCCCGGCCATGTTCGAAACGTTTAAAATGCGCTCGGATATAACAAAATCAGTCCGCAATTTCTTGGACAAAGAAGGATTCCTTGAAGTGGAGACCCCGATCTTGACGAAATCCACACCGGAAGGCGCTCGCGATTACTTGGTGCCAAGCCGCGTCCATGAAGGTGAATTTTACGCACTTCCACAGTCGCCGCAGTTGTTCAAGCAAATGCTGATGGTGTCCGGTTTTGATAAATATTACCAAATTGCACGTTGTTTCCGTGATGAGGATCTTCGCGCTGACCGCCAGCCGGAATTCACCCAAATCGATATGGAAGTCAGCTTCCAGACGATGGAAGACATTATTGAATTGAATGAGCGTTTGATGGTTCAAATGATGAAAGAAGTAAAAGGCATCGACATCGAGCCTAAATTCCAGCGCATGAGCTATACAGAAGCGATGGACCGTTACGGTTCCGATAAACCGGACGTCCGGTTCGGCCTTGAACTGATCAACGTTTCGGATTTGGTCAAAGACTCCGCGTTCAAAGTGTTCTCTGGAGCTGTTGAAAACGGCGGCCAAGTGAAGTTGATCAACGTCAAAGGCGTTGCTGCCAACTATTCACGCAAAGACATTGATGCACTTGGTGAATTTGCTTCAGTTTACGGAGCTAAAGGATTGGCATGGCTAAAAGTGGAAGCGGAAGGCATTAAAGGCCCGATTGCTAAGTTCTTTGAAGGCGAGGCAGCTACAGGCCTTATTGAACGTGCAGAAGCGGAAGCAGGAGATTTGCTGTTGTTTGTTGCAGATTCCGCTTCGGTCGTAGCTGATGCATTGGGCGCGTTGCGTTCGAAGTTCGGCAAAGAGCTGGGCTTGATCGACAACTCGGTTTACAAATTCCTTTGGATCACGGACTGGCCGTTGTTTGAATACGACGAAAAAGTCGGCCGTTATTTTGCAGCCCACCATCCGTTTACAATGCCATTTGAAGAAGACCTCGACAAATTGGAAACAGAGCCGCAAAATGTCCGCGCACAGGCGTATGACTTGGTGTTGAACGGCTATGAACTCGGTGGAGGCTCTTCCCGTATTTACCGCCGGGACATTCAAGAGAAAATGTTCAGCGTCCTCGGTTTTACTGATGAAGAAGCGAAAGCGCAATTCGGCTTTTTGATGGAAGCTTTCGAATACGGAACGCCTCCGCACGGCGGAATTGCCTTCGGTTTGGACCGTTTGGTCATGCTGCTTTCCGGCAGCACGAACTTGCGCGATACAATCGCTTTCCCGAAAACGGCGAGTGCCAGCGATTTGCTGACCAACGCCCCAAGCCCCGTAGCACAAGAGCAGCTTGAGGAATTAAGCCTATTAATTAAAGAATAG
- the mnmA gene encoding tRNA 2-thiouridine(34) synthase MnmA: MTVKAPQDTRVVVGMSGGVDSSVAAHLLKEQGYDVIGIFMKNWDDTDENGFCTATEDYEDVIRVCNQIGIPYYAVNFEKQYWNKVFTYFLEEYKAGRTPNPDVMCNKEIKFKAFLDHALSLGADYLATGHYAQVEHAENGETKMLRGKDNNKDQTYFLNQLNQDQLSKVMFPIGHMEKKKVREIALEAGLATATKKDSTGICFIGERNFKEFLGQYLPAQPGSMETLEGVKMGSHDGLMYYTIGQRQGLGIGGAGDPWFVIGKDLDKNILYVGQNINHDALFSDSLSAVNLSFTSNTVPTGTLECTAKFRYRQADVKVSVEFIGEEAIVTFAEPVRAITPGQAVVFYDGEECLGGGTIDRVFKNGARLEYVG, from the coding sequence ATGACTGTTAAAGCACCACAAGATACACGCGTTGTCGTCGGCATGTCCGGCGGGGTCGACTCCTCGGTCGCCGCGCATTTATTAAAAGAACAAGGCTATGACGTAATCGGCATCTTCATGAAAAACTGGGACGATACCGACGAAAACGGCTTCTGCACAGCGACGGAAGACTACGAAGACGTCATCCGCGTCTGCAATCAAATTGGCATTCCATATTACGCCGTCAACTTTGAAAAACAGTACTGGAATAAAGTTTTTACGTACTTTTTAGAAGAATACAAAGCGGGCAGAACGCCGAATCCCGATGTTATGTGCAACAAAGAAATCAAATTCAAAGCGTTTTTGGACCACGCCTTGAGCTTAGGCGCGGATTATTTGGCAACTGGCCACTATGCGCAAGTCGAGCATGCTGAAAACGGCGAAACAAAAATGCTGCGCGGCAAAGACAACAACAAAGACCAAACTTATTTCTTGAACCAATTAAATCAAGATCAGTTATCAAAAGTGATGTTCCCGATCGGCCACATGGAAAAGAAAAAAGTTCGTGAAATCGCACTAGAAGCTGGGCTTGCTACGGCAACGAAAAAAGATTCTACCGGCATTTGCTTTATCGGCGAACGCAATTTCAAGGAATTCCTTGGCCAATACTTGCCGGCTCAACCCGGTTCGATGGAAACGCTTGAAGGCGTTAAAATGGGTTCGCACGATGGCTTGATGTACTACACAATCGGACAGCGCCAAGGCTTAGGCATCGGTGGAGCTGGAGACCCGTGGTTTGTTATCGGAAAAGACTTGGATAAGAACATTCTTTACGTCGGCCAAAACATAAACCATGATGCTTTGTTCTCGGATAGCTTATCTGCTGTGAATTTGAGCTTCACATCCAATACTGTCCCAACCGGCACTTTGGAATGCACAGCGAAATTCCGTTACCGCCAAGCGGACGTTAAAGTGAGTGTTGAATTTATCGGCGAGGAAGCGATTGTGACGTTTGCAGAGCCGGTCCGTGCGATTACGCCGGGGCAAGCGGTCGTATTTTATGACGGCGAAGAATGTTTAGGCGGCGGAACGATTGACCGCGTCTTTAAAAACGGGGCACGCCTCGAATACGTTGGGTAA
- a CDS encoding tetratricopeptide repeat protein, whose protein sequence is MNYNEIGIQALQEGNTEEAIKAFTLAIEEEPGNPLGYINFGHVLTSMDDIERAERFFQKAISLDDSSATAYYGLANLYFNLERYEEALKLYEKAVQYELEGADAHFMIGKCLEKLEQPKLALPYLQRAVELDETDIPARMSYGIALASLELFELAEPQFIRVLEQDPNHSDAHYNLGVLYAVSTNRTTDALYHLKQAYTLDENNEMARYAHDMISEQL, encoded by the coding sequence ATGAACTACAATGAAATCGGCATTCAAGCGCTTCAAGAAGGCAACACGGAAGAAGCGATCAAAGCATTTACACTAGCGATTGAAGAGGAACCGGGCAATCCGCTTGGCTATATCAATTTTGGCCACGTATTGACGTCAATGGACGACATCGAGCGCGCGGAACGCTTTTTCCAAAAAGCGATTTCGCTCGATGACAGTTCGGCGACTGCTTATTATGGTCTGGCGAATTTGTATTTCAATCTTGAGCGATACGAAGAAGCGTTGAAACTCTATGAAAAAGCGGTGCAGTATGAGCTTGAAGGCGCAGACGCGCACTTTATGATCGGCAAGTGCTTGGAGAAACTCGAACAGCCAAAACTGGCATTGCCATACTTGCAGCGGGCGGTGGAACTGGATGAAACCGATATTCCCGCGCGCATGAGCTACGGCATTGCGCTCGCATCTTTGGAATTGTTCGAACTTGCTGAGCCGCAGTTTATACGCGTTCTTGAACAAGATCCGAACCATTCTGATGCCCATTATAATTTGGGTGTTCTTTACGCCGTCTCAACGAACCGGACGACGGATGCGCTTTATCATTTGAAACAAGCATATACATTGGATGAAAACAATGAAATGGCGCGTTATGCGCACGATATGATTTCTGAACAACTTTAA